In Clostridia bacterium, the following are encoded in one genomic region:
- a CDS encoding UbiX family flavin prenyltransferase translates to MTGATGQIYGVRLLEVLRDRPDVETHLIMSPWAEKTLLAETAYSPEAVRALATKVYSIDDLGAALSSGSFKRHGMVIAPCSIKTLSAVANSFNINLIVRAADVCLKEKKPVVLMVRETPLHLGHLRLMVQVSEVGATVLPPIPAFYNRPQTLDDIINQSVGRALDILGIEHGLYRPWQGLAEDSRSPGSGWM, encoded by the coding sequence ATGACCGGCGCTACCGGGCAGATCTACGGCGTTCGCCTCCTGGAGGTGTTGCGGGACCGGCCGGATGTGGAAACCCACCTGATCATGTCGCCTTGGGCAGAGAAGACCTTGTTGGCGGAAACGGCTTATTCGCCGGAAGCGGTGAGGGCTCTAGCCACCAAGGTCTACTCCATCGACGACCTGGGGGCGGCCCTTTCCAGCGGTTCCTTCAAGCGGCACGGCATGGTGATTGCCCCCTGCAGCATCAAGACGCTTTCAGCGGTAGCCAATTCCTTCAACATTAACCTCATCGTTCGCGCCGCCGATGTCTGCCTCAAGGAAAAAAAGCCGGTGGTGCTTATGGTCCGGGAGACGCCTTTGCACCTGGGTCACTTGCGGCTGATGGTCCAAGTCAGCGAGGTTGGGGCCACGGTATTGCCGCCAATCCCCGCCTTCTACAACCGCCCCCAAACCTTGGATGATATCATTAACCAAAGCGTGGGTCGGGCCCTAGATATTTTGGGCATCGAGCATGGTTTGTACCGGCCCTGGCAAGGCCTGGCCGAAGATTCGAG